The Paenibacillus sp. FSL R7-0204 genome includes a region encoding these proteins:
- a CDS encoding amino acid adenylation domain-containing protein, producing the protein MYDANCTYENDLLSFHLLVHELRQNNNYENPLFRVAMEFPSSSSFANDIFTYELDHVLGGHEGNDLIIRVQQTNPSNPMRMDFDYRTSLFHESEISQMYAHLANLIQQVIHHPFQLIDELDLCTGYEIERVLAEFNDMKADYLKGQTIQGLFEEQVERTPEAVAVALAPERMTYGELNAKANRLARVLREQGVGADRIVGIMVERSLEMVMGILAILKAGGAYLPIDPAYPTERMAYMLEDSGADLLLVYGDAQVPEVYAGEVLDLTDAELYTGDASNLLAASGPGDLAYVIYTSGSTGQPKGVMVEHASISATLQWRKEEYAFDSSDRVLQLFSVAFDGFITSFFTPLISGAEVYLMQSGSQIDLDEIIGLIEREKITHFISVPTLFNEILDGCLPNQIQSLRVITLAGEAFDSSLLEKASGKHPTLEIVNEYGPTENSVVTTFMREANKQGNILVGKPIPSSKVYVLNSRNQLQPVGMPGELCIAGTGLARGYLNRSELTAEKFVDNPFEPGKRMYRTGDLARWLPDGNLEYMGRIDEQVKIRGYRIETGEIVHRLLQHAAVKEAAVVARKNEGGEAYLCAYVVSGGALSASELRAFLKLSLPEYMVPSYVVELERIPLTANGKIDRKALPEPRGLMEAGRKYVAPRSETEAKLAEIWQEVLGISQPVGIHDNFFELGGHSLKTAQLVLRIQKQFNANVPLTEMFAGPTVEELAGYLESAAVKERYESIGKAEPRDWYPASPAQQRMYLVSQLDPGGMSYNVPHALEITGELDVQRLRESLNLLAARHESFRSSFEMREDGLMQCIAGLVEVPLEVMEAAEAELELQVQAFMRPFELGIAPLLRAGLVCMGKGRHVLLLDMHHIVLDGVSIDVFIDEFSRLYTGESLPPLEIHYKDYAVWLLEKMQGDAYEAQEQYWLKAFEDEPPVLQLPTDYVYPAVRQFAGDRIRQVWSKRETERLKQLCAKQSVTLYMALLTAYGVLLSRYAGAEDVVVGSPVAGRRHSDVDRIIGMFVNTLAMRSRPASGKQFHIYLAEVKAVVLGAMENQDYPFEELVEKLDVRRDTGRHPLFSTMLVLQNMKMSEWKLEGLEVRPYPQKFQVAKFDLTVSAVEMEGQLHFEWEYSTALFKKETVERMAGHLAVIVEQVVDRPDIRLDEIELVPEEEKLQLIIGFNDTKAEYPKDKTIHALFEEQAERSPEAVAAIFESEQLTYRDLNAKANRLAAKLRAYGVRPDDIVPIAAERSPAMFVGIMAILKAGGAYLPITPDLPNKRIRYMLEDCGARWLLTDGPLFEEVPFAGARLRLDDETLYEEEEEGNLPAVASSGNLAYVIYTSGSTGNPKGVMIEHRSVVNRIAWMQRAYPLGAEDVILQKTTFTFDVSVWELFWWAYAGASAHFLAPGAEKEPEAIVRAIERHEVTTLHFVPSMLHLFLAYLEKQPDQIAALRSLRFVFASGEALLPDQAARFNALLNEKNATKLINLYGPTEATVDVSVFDCSTGETLRTVPIGKPIDNTRLYVLDANGRLLPPGIPGELTIGGVAVARGYLNRPELTAEKFVDNPFTPGERMYRTGDQARWLMDGNLEYMGRFDEQVKIRGYRIEMGEIVHRLLQYEDVKEAVVTARQDEGGEAYLCAYVVSSGAISAFQLRSHLKRSLPEYMVPAYLVEVERIPLTANSKVDRKALPEPQGLVQTGSEYVAPHSEAETKLAEIWQNLLRISQPVGISDNFFELGGDSIKAIQVASRLSSEGMKLAVRDIITYPTIEEASRYIQALVETAEQASVEGETTLSAIQRWFFEQNFSQSHHWNQAMMLYRADGFREAAVKETAAMLAEHHDALRMVYRYEDGNIVQINRGTGGEVFRLHVFDVSAEEDVNAAVEQKAALVQQAMDLQNGPLMQLGLFRTEAGDHLLIAIHHLVVDGVSWQILLEDFAAGYEQRLHDEAIALPAKTHSYRAWSERMGNYAQSRELLWEADYWMQEDNVEFKQLPKDGVGAGTRTVENSASWAISLSEAETNNLLTGIHHAYKTEINDVLLAALGLAVQEWTGHETLAIHLEGHGREEVLGSLDVTRTVGWFTSIYPVTFELKKTEGIAYWIKSFKEKLRRIPNKGIGYGVLKYLAPAEKSGLESGAHPEISFNYLGQLNREIIPGGLSISELYAGTARSPQSERVYVLDITGIVVDRKLTLQVDFDKHEYRASTMKAFMENYKKQLLLVVEHCMQQAETELTPSDLGYSKISLEDFNELFGNL; encoded by the coding sequence ATGTATGACGCAAATTGTACGTATGAGAATGACCTACTATCCTTTCATTTGCTCGTTCATGAATTGCGCCAAAACAACAATTATGAGAATCCATTATTCCGCGTTGCGATGGAGTTCCCCAGTAGTTCCAGTTTTGCAAACGACATATTTACCTATGAACTGGACCATGTGTTAGGGGGCCACGAAGGAAACGATTTGATAATCCGTGTACAGCAAACGAACCCGTCGAATCCTATGAGAATGGATTTTGATTATCGTACCAGCCTGTTTCATGAGTCTGAGATTTCGCAGATGTACGCTCACTTGGCGAATCTGATTCAACAGGTCATCCACCATCCCTTTCAATTAATAGACGAACTCGATTTGTGTACAGGGTACGAAATAGAGAGAGTGCTAGCCGAATTTAACGATATGAAAGCCGATTACCTGAAGGGCCAAACGATCCAGGGGTTGTTTGAAGAGCAGGTGGAGCGGACACCGGAAGCAGTGGCGGTCGCACTTGCGCCTGAGCGAATGACATATGGAGAACTGAATGCGAAGGCGAACCGGCTGGCACGCGTGCTGCGGGAACAAGGTGTCGGGGCAGACCGGATCGTAGGAATCATGGTGGAGCGTTCGCTGGAGATGGTCATGGGGATACTCGCAATCTTGAAGGCCGGCGGCGCGTATTTGCCGATCGACCCGGCGTACCCGACGGAGCGGATGGCCTACATGCTAGAAGACAGCGGTGCAGATTTGCTGCTCGTATATGGGGATGCACAAGTGCCGGAGGTTTATGCAGGAGAGGTGCTTGACCTTACGGATGCGGAGCTCTATACGGGAGATGCGTCGAACCTACTTGCGGCAAGCGGCCCGGGTGATTTGGCGTATGTCATCTACACATCGGGATCGACGGGCCAGCCCAAAGGCGTTATGGTCGAGCATGCAAGCATTTCCGCAACTTTGCAGTGGAGAAAAGAGGAGTATGCGTTCGACAGTTCAGACCGTGTGCTTCAATTGTTTTCAGTGGCTTTTGATGGCTTTATTACAAGTTTCTTTACCCCTCTTATCAGCGGAGCCGAAGTGTATTTGATGCAATCGGGTTCGCAAATCGATCTGGATGAAATTATTGGTTTGATAGAGCGGGAGAAAATCACGCATTTCATTTCAGTTCCCACTCTGTTTAACGAGATTCTAGATGGCTGCTTGCCCAATCAGATCCAGTCATTACGTGTCATTACTTTGGCTGGCGAGGCATTTGATTCCTCGCTTCTAGAAAAAGCGTCTGGCAAGCACCCGACTCTTGAAATTGTAAACGAGTATGGACCAACTGAAAATAGTGTTGTGACTACGTTTATGAGAGAAGCCAATAAACAGGGAAATATATTGGTAGGGAAACCCATTCCTTCCTCGAAAGTGTATGTTCTAAATTCTCGAAACCAACTGCAGCCGGTCGGGATGCCGGGAGAGCTGTGTATTGCGGGAACGGGTTTGGCGCGGGGCTACTTGAACCGTTCGGAGCTGACGGCGGAGAAGTTTGTGGACAACCCGTTCGAGCCAGGGAAGCGGATGTACCGAACGGGGGACCTGGCCAGATGGCTTCCGGACGGAAACCTGGAGTACATGGGGCGGATCGACGAGCAAGTGAAAATCCGGGGCTACAGGATCGAGACAGGTGAAATCGTGCATCGTTTGCTTCAGCATGCGGCCGTGAAAGAAGCGGCAGTTGTCGCTCGGAAAAATGAGGGTGGCGAAGCGTACTTGTGTGCATATGTGGTGAGCGGCGGGGCGCTTAGTGCATCCGAGCTGCGCGCGTTTTTGAAGCTCAGCTTGCCGGAATACATGGTGCCTTCTTATGTGGTGGAATTGGAGCGGATCCCGTTGACGGCTAATGGCAAGATTGACCGGAAGGCGCTGCCAGAGCCGCGAGGGCTGATGGAGGCGGGAAGAAAGTACGTGGCGCCGCGAAGCGAGACGGAAGCGAAGCTGGCGGAGATTTGGCAGGAAGTTCTTGGAATATCGCAGCCGGTGGGCATCCATGACAACTTCTTCGAATTGGGCGGGCATTCGCTGAAAACGGCGCAACTCGTGTTGCGCATACAAAAGCAATTTAACGCGAACGTACCGCTTACTGAAATGTTCGCGGGTCCGACGGTGGAGGAGCTTGCCGGCTACTTGGAGTCGGCTGCGGTTAAGGAACGCTACGAGTCGATCGGCAAGGCGGAGCCGCGCGATTGGTATCCAGCATCACCTGCACAGCAGCGGATGTACCTCGTAAGCCAATTGGACCCGGGCGGTATGAGCTACAATGTGCCGCATGCACTTGAGATTACAGGGGAGCTTGATGTGCAACGCCTGCGGGAAAGTTTGAATCTGCTGGCGGCGAGGCACGAATCTTTTCGTTCCTCATTTGAGATGCGTGAAGATGGGCTGATGCAGTGCATCGCCGGGCTAGTGGAAGTGCCGCTAGAAGTCATGGAGGCTGCAGAGGCGGAATTAGAGCTGCAGGTTCAAGCATTCATGCGCCCGTTCGAGTTAGGCATAGCACCGCTCTTACGAGCGGGCCTGGTTTGTATGGGAAAGGGGCGGCACGTACTGCTGCTGGACATGCACCACATCGTCTTGGATGGCGTGTCGATAGACGTATTCATTGACGAGTTCTCGCGTTTGTACACGGGTGAGAGCTTGCCGCCGCTTGAGATTCACTATAAGGATTATGCGGTATGGTTGCTGGAGAAGATGCAAGGAGACGCGTACGAAGCCCAGGAGCAATACTGGCTGAAGGCATTCGAGGATGAGCCGCCGGTGCTGCAATTGCCAACAGATTACGTGTATCCGGCGGTTCGACAGTTTGCGGGAGACCGCATTAGACAAGTATGGAGCAAGCGGGAGACGGAGCGGCTGAAGCAGCTATGCGCGAAGCAAAGCGTAACGCTGTACATGGCACTGCTGACAGCGTACGGGGTGCTGCTGTCGCGCTATGCGGGAGCGGAGGATGTGGTTGTCGGTTCCCCGGTAGCGGGCAGAAGGCACTCGGATGTGGACCGGATCATCGGGATGTTCGTGAACACGCTGGCGATGCGCAGCCGCCCAGCGAGTGGCAAACAGTTTCACATATATTTGGCGGAAGTGAAAGCCGTAGTGCTGGGGGCGATGGAGAACCAGGATTATCCGTTTGAGGAACTGGTGGAGAAACTAGACGTGCGGCGGGATACGGGCCGACACCCGCTGTTTAGCACGATGCTGGTGCTGCAGAACATGAAGATGAGTGAGTGGAAGCTGGAAGGGCTGGAGGTCCGGCCATATCCTCAGAAATTCCAGGTGGCGAAGTTTGATCTGACGGTGTCTGCGGTGGAAATGGAAGGGCAGCTGCATTTCGAATGGGAATACAGCACGGCGCTGTTCAAGAAGGAAACGGTTGAGCGGATGGCAGGGCATCTGGCGGTGATCGTAGAGCAGGTCGTAGATCGTCCGGACATACGGCTGGACGAGATCGAACTGGTTCCGGAAGAAGAGAAACTGCAACTGATCATCGGGTTTAACGATACAAAGGCCGAGTATCCAAAGGACAAGACGATCCACGCGCTGTTCGAGGAGCAGGCAGAGCGTTCGCCGGAAGCGGTGGCGGCCATTTTTGAGTCTGAGCAGTTGACCTATAGGGATCTTAACGCGAAGGCAAACCGGCTTGCCGCTAAGCTTCGTGCATACGGCGTCAGACCGGACGATATCGTGCCGATTGCCGCGGAGCGTTCACCGGCCATGTTCGTCGGCATTATGGCCATTTTGAAGGCAGGCGGCGCATACTTACCGATCACCCCCGATTTGCCGAATAAACGGATCCGGTACATGCTGGAGGACTGCGGCGCGCGATGGCTGCTCACGGACGGTCCACTTTTCGAAGAGGTTCCGTTTGCGGGAGCCCGCCTCCGTTTGGATGATGAAACGTTATACGAAGAAGAGGAAGAAGGAAATTTGCCGGCCGTTGCTTCCTCCGGAAACTTGGCCTATGTGATCTACACGTCCGGCTCGACTGGCAACCCGAAAGGGGTCATGATCGAGCACCGTTCGGTCGTCAATCGAATCGCATGGATGCAGCGGGCTTATCCGCTTGGCGCTGAGGACGTCATTCTGCAGAAAACGACGTTTACGTTCGATGTTTCGGTATGGGAGTTATTCTGGTGGGCGTATGCAGGTGCGTCAGCGCATTTTCTCGCTCCAGGAGCAGAGAAGGAACCGGAAGCGATCGTACGGGCGATCGAGCGTCATGAAGTGACGACGCTGCATTTCGTGCCATCGATGCTGCACCTGTTCCTCGCTTACCTGGAAAAGCAGCCCGATCAGATTGCCGCGCTTCGGAGCTTAAGGTTCGTTTTTGCCAGCGGTGAAGCGCTTCTCCCGGATCAGGCAGCGCGCTTTAACGCTTTACTCAATGAGAAGAATGCGACCAAATTGATCAATTTGTACGGGCCGACTGAAGCAACGGTGGACGTGTCGGTTTTCGACTGCTCGACCGGCGAAACCCTTCGAACGGTACCAATCGGCAAACCAATCGATAATACACGGCTGTATGTTCTCGACGCGAATGGCAGGCTGTTGCCGCCTGGTATTCCGGGCGAACTGACGATCGGAGGCGTCGCTGTGGCCCGCGGTTATTTGAACCGTCCGGAGCTGACGGCGGAGAAGTTCGTGGATAACCCGTTCACGCCCGGGGAGCGGATGTACCGTACGGGGGATCAGGCCAGATGGCTGATGGACGGGAACCTGGAGTACATGGGGCGATTCGACGAGCAGGTGAAAATCCGGGGGTACCGGATTGAGATGGGCGAAATCGTGCACCGTTTGCTCCAGTACGAAGATGTGAAGGAAGCGGTCGTGACCGCACGGCAAGATGAGGGCGGTGAAGCGTACCTGTGCGCCTACGTGGTGAGCAGCGGTGCAATCAGCGCATTCCAGCTGCGCTCGCATTTGAAGCGCAGCCTGCCGGAGTACATGGTGCCGGCATATCTGGTGGAAGTGGAGCGAATCCCGCTGACGGCCAATAGCAAGGTGGACCGAAAGGCGTTGCCGGAGCCGCAAGGGCTGGTGCAAACGGGAAGCGAGTATGTGGCGCCGCATAGCGAGGCTGAAACGAAGCTGGCGGAGATTTGGCAGAACTTACTTCGCATTTCACAGCCTGTCGGCATCAGTGACAACTTCTTCGAACTGGGCGGCGATTCTATCAAAGCGATCCAAGTAGCGTCCAGGCTAAGCTCGGAAGGCATGAAGCTGGCGGTACGGGATATCATCACGTATCCGACGATCGAGGAAGCCAGCCGATATATCCAAGCGCTGGTAGAAACCGCAGAACAAGCTTCAGTGGAGGGGGAAACCACGCTTAGCGCTATTCAACGGTGGTTTTTCGAACAAAACTTCTCGCAAAGCCATCACTGGAACCAGGCGATGATGCTGTACCGCGCGGACGGGTTCCGGGAAGCGGCGGTGAAGGAAACCGCGGCGATGCTGGCGGAACATCATGACGCGCTGCGGATGGTTTACCGCTATGAAGATGGGAACATCGTACAGATAAACCGGGGAACGGGAGGCGAAGTGTTTCGTCTGCACGTATTCGATGTCTCGGCGGAAGAGGACGTAAACGCGGCAGTCGAGCAGAAGGCGGCCCTTGTCCAGCAGGCTATGGATCTGCAGAACGGGCCGCTGATGCAGCTGGGGTTGTTCCGGACGGAAGCAGGAGACCATCTATTGATTGCGATCCATCACCTCGTCGTTGACGGTGTGTCCTGGCAAATCCTGCTGGAAGATTTCGCGGCGGGGTACGAGCAACGGCTGCACGACGAGGCTATCGCGCTGCCTGCGAAGACGCATTCGTACCGGGCATGGTCGGAGCGGATGGGGAACTATGCACAAAGCCGGGAACTGCTCTGGGAAGCGGATTATTGGATGCAGGAAGATAATGTCGAGTTCAAGCAGCTGCCCAAAGACGGGGTAGGCGCGGGAACACGCACAGTGGAAAACAGTGCAAGCTGGGCAATTAGCTTAAGTGAGGCGGAAACGAATAACCTGCTGACGGGGATCCACCACGCGTACAAGACTGAAATCAACGATGTATTGCTAGCGGCACTCGGCTTAGCCGTGCAGGAATGGACGGGACATGAAACGCTGGCCATCCACTTGGAAGGGCACGGGCGGGAAGAGGTGTTGGGTAGCTTAGACGTGACGAGGACGGTAGGTTGGTTCACGAGTATTTACCCCGTCACCTTCGAACTGAAGAAGACGGAAGGAATAGCCTACTGGATCAAATCGTTCAAGGAAAAGCTGAGACGGATTCCGAACAAGGGCATTGGATATGGAGTGCTGAAGTATTTGGCGCCAGCGGAGAAGAGCGGGCTTGAAAGCGGAGCCCATCCGGAAATAAGCTTCAACTACTTGGGGCAATTGAATAGGGAGATAATTCCAGGTGGTTTATCGATATCAGAGCTTTATGCAGGAACAGCAAGAAGTCCGCAATCAGAAAGGGTTTATGTACTGGACATCACGGGAATCGTTGTCGACAGGAAGTTGACTCTGCAGGTGGATTTCGATAAGCATGAGTACCGCGCGAGCACGATGAAGGCCTTCATGGAGAATTACAAGAAGCAACTGCTGTTAGTCGTCGAACACTGTATGCAGCAAGCTGAGACTGAGCTAACCCCAAGCGATCTGGGGTACTCCAAGATCTCATTAGAAGATTTCAACGAACTATTTGGCAACCTATAA